The following is a genomic window from Niabella soli DSM 19437.
GCATGTTCGTTTGACTGGTTCACCGTAAACAGTTTGCTGTTCTGCTTAAAAATGGCAAATACTTTCAACAGCTCCTCCATTTCCTTATGGTCTTTTTCTATATTCAGCAGCAGTCCGATCTCCGGATGATACTGAACAATGGATCCATCGCTTTCATCTGCCTCAATGATCAGCCAGTCCCCTACGCCAACAAAGGCATTGCCGATCCTGCCCTTTTTTATCAGGCTTACCAGGCCCGCGCCACTAATCACCGAAGGTTGCAGTCCTGCCTGGTAAAGGATATCAAACAACATCCCTGTTGTGGTACTTTTGCCACTGGTGCCGCCCACCGCTATCGTTTTTTTACTTGCCGCAATTAACGCCAGCAGTTCTGATCTCCGGATAATGGGAACATTGAGCTCTTTGGCTTTTTTTACTTCAACAACGGTATCTTCAATGGCTGTGGATACCACTACCAAATCTGTATCAGCAGTAATGCCGGATCCGTCCTGCAAAAAACAGTGAATACCTTCCGCTTCCAGCTTTGTTTTTATATCGCCCGCTTTCCCCTCGTTAAAAAAACGATCGCTCCCCGAAACCTGCATACCGGTTCCCTGTAAATACTGCGCAATAGCGCTCATTCCCGCTCCGGCCACGCCTATAAAGAAAGGGCGCCTTATTGTTTCCAAGCTAGTTATCATAGGATCAAAATAAAGACAATCGGGGCAGCAATCAAAGAAAATATTTATACCTTCCCCTTATAAAACCGGATCATCTGGCCATAATCCCATTTACGCTGTAACCCGTAAATACAACGGGCAATACGAGTGGCTTTTGTTTCGTCCGTCTTTGCGGCATCTACCCATTTGCTGAAATAGTTCTGACGGGAGGGAGGCAGGGATTTGAAAAAGTGCAGGGCCTCGGGCTCTTCTGCCAGACAATCCATCAACTCCTCATTCAATTTATATTTATGGGTGTCCAGTGCCAATTGCACTGCCACCATCGCTCCGGTCCTCTTATGGATCGCTTTTCGCATCGGCGCATTCACGGGTAAAATAAAATCGCCCCCGCCCATCGGTAACAACCACGCTCCGGCTATCTTATGATCATCTATCTGCCCTTTTACCTGGAACATTTTTTTATTACCGGGTAGTAATTCCTGAGCAAGCGCCGCAGGCACTTCAACATAAGTCCAGCCCGATTTTTCTCCGTGCTCAGCAAATTGGAGCAATGTGGTTGAAAAAGATATTGCTGCTTGCTTCTTCATAAAGACCTGATTTAAACTTTTTTAAAGATAAAGTTCCTGCTTCTGCCCTGAATTTTTCATTTCTTTGCATAAAATTTTCCGGATAAAAATCGGACATATGCAGCAAACCCTTACCCTTCGTATAAAACCAGAGGAGGCAGAAAACGGCTCCGTTATTCAACAGCATATTGCTGCTTATTTTAATATTGGTCCCGGTTCAATTAAGGGCTATACGATCTTGAAAAGTTCCATTGATGCGCGGGGAAAGCAGCCGCTTATTCAACTTTCATTATTGGCTTATATCAACGAGCCGGCGCAGGAACGAATCATTCCCGACATTAATTATAAGGACGTGCACCACCCGGCGCAAAAGGTGCTCATTGTGGGAGCCGGTCCTGCAGGGCTTTTTGCAGCATTGGAACTATTGGAGCAGGGAATAAAACCCGTGATCCTGGAGCGGGGAAAAAATGTGCGGGAGCGCAGGCGCGATCTGGCTGCCATCAATAAACAGGGCGTGATGAACCCAGAAAGCAATTATTGTTTTGGTGAAGGCGGCGCCGGAACCTACAGCGATGGAAAATTATATACCCGCAGCAATAAACGTGGCGATATTAATAAAATACTAAACACATTTGTTCGCTTTGGAGCAGATGAAAAGATCCTGTACCAGGCACATCCGCATATCGGCACCAATAAATTGCCCCAGATAATTTCGGCTATGCGCGAACAGATCATCGCCCGTGGCGGCGAAGTGCAT
Proteins encoded in this region:
- a CDS encoding YdeI/OmpD-associated family protein — encoded protein: MKKQAAISFSTTLLQFAEHGEKSGWTYVEVPAALAQELLPGNKKMFQVKGQIDDHKIAGAWLLPMGGGDFILPVNAPMRKAIHKRTGAMVAVQLALDTHKYKLNEELMDCLAEEPEALHFFKSLPPSRQNYFSKWVDAAKTDETKATRIARCIYGLQRKWDYGQMIRFYKGKV